A genome region from Dreissena polymorpha isolate Duluth1 chromosome 16, UMN_Dpol_1.0, whole genome shotgun sequence includes the following:
- the LOC127862365 gene encoding peptidase inhibitor 15-A-like isoform X2 codes for MYTADLFFGSYIVAAVLKCCTCALINIRPYQAAILQAHNLYRSREPAANMRALVWDNFLAYRAAQWTETCYFEHQRRGFGENLSYFTSTGPPLSSRTAVQRSIGLWAAERPLWGRGPQCGAACHYTQLIWATTTRVGCALSYCPSLRVGMSQIQRNSQYFACFYSPPGNFIGQLPFIPGPRCSRCGRGQACVRGLCSPMPFGRRRRRSAKLSTKSEFLGIVHERSDGV; via the exons ATGTACACAGCGGACCTGTTTTTCGGCAGCTATATTGTAGCGGCTGTCCTCAAGTGTTGCACATGTGCACTCATCAACATCCGACCATACCAGGCGGCTATTCTGCAGGCGCACAATTTATATAGAAGCCGAGAACCCGCCGCGAACATGCGTGCTTTG GTTTGGGACAACTTCCTCGCCTACCGAGCAGCGCAGTGGACCGAGACGTGTTATTTTGAACATCAGCGGCGCGGCTTCGGGGAGAACCTATCCTACTTCACGAGTACCGGGCCGCCACTTTCGTCGCGTACGGCTGTGCAGCGTTCCATCGGCCTCTGGGCAGCGGAAAGACCTTTATGGGGTCGGGGTCCACAGTGCGGAGCCGCCTGCCACTATACACAG CTGATATGGGCCACAACGACGCGTGTAGGATGCGCACTGAGTTATTGTCCCTCCCTGCGAGTAGGCATGAGTCAGATACAAAGGAACTCCCAGTATTTCGCCTGCTTTTACTCGCCGCC CGGAAATTTCATCGGCCAACTACCGTTCATCCCGGGCCCGAGGTGTTCCCGCTGTGGGCGTGGCCAGGCCTGCGTCCGGGGACTGTGTTCTC CTATGCCTTTTGGACGCCGGCGAAGACGCTCAGCCAAGTTATCGACCAAGTCGGAGTTCCTCGGAATAGTTCATGAAAGATCGGACGGGGTTTAA
- the LOC127862365 gene encoding peptidase inhibitor 15-A-like isoform X1, with the protein MILQQRIHRTYLEFQEEKGAMYTADLFFGSYIVAAVLKCCTCALINIRPYQAAILQAHNLYRSREPAANMRALVWDNFLAYRAAQWTETCYFEHQRRGFGENLSYFTSTGPPLSSRTAVQRSIGLWAAERPLWGRGPQCGAACHYTQLIWATTTRVGCALSYCPSLRVGMSQIQRNSQYFACFYSPPGNFIGQLPFIPGPRCSRCGRGQACVRGLCSPMPFGRRRRRSAKLSTKSEFLGIVHERSDGV; encoded by the exons ATGATTTTACAACAGCGTATACATCGGACATATTTAG aatttcAAGAAGAAAAAGGCGCCATGTACACAGCGGACCTGTTTTTCGGCAGCTATATTGTAGCGGCTGTCCTCAAGTGTTGCACATGTGCACTCATCAACATCCGACCATACCAGGCGGCTATTCTGCAGGCGCACAATTTATATAGAAGCCGAGAACCCGCCGCGAACATGCGTGCTTTG GTTTGGGACAACTTCCTCGCCTACCGAGCAGCGCAGTGGACCGAGACGTGTTATTTTGAACATCAGCGGCGCGGCTTCGGGGAGAACCTATCCTACTTCACGAGTACCGGGCCGCCACTTTCGTCGCGTACGGCTGTGCAGCGTTCCATCGGCCTCTGGGCAGCGGAAAGACCTTTATGGGGTCGGGGTCCACAGTGCGGAGCCGCCTGCCACTATACACAG CTGATATGGGCCACAACGACGCGTGTAGGATGCGCACTGAGTTATTGTCCCTCCCTGCGAGTAGGCATGAGTCAGATACAAAGGAACTCCCAGTATTTCGCCTGCTTTTACTCGCCGCC CGGAAATTTCATCGGCCAACTACCGTTCATCCCGGGCCCGAGGTGTTCCCGCTGTGGGCGTGGCCAGGCCTGCGTCCGGGGACTGTGTTCTC CTATGCCTTTTGGACGCCGGCGAAGACGCTCAGCCAAGTTATCGACCAAGTCGGAGTTCCTCGGAATAGTTCATGAAAGATCGGACGGGGTTTAA